AAGGTGACGGATCAAGATTGAGTTTGGCATGTCCGCCTAACCCGATTAGCCAGACCACCACAACGACCCAGTGGACAAAAGCGATCGCCCATAAAGAGCCTGTCACGGCATAAACTGCTGTACAAGTCACTCCTAGCAATCCTGTCAAAGTCAGAAAAATGGGGTCTAAAAAGGTAGTTGCACCAGCCTTATACAGAGTTTTGCCGTTTAGCGGGTGATAGAGGATGAACAGCAGCAAACTCAGCGCTGCCCATCCGCCCCAGATATACCAAGCCACTCCCACCGTGGGATGCGGCAGTAGTAATACTCGGAAGCTTAATTCCTCTAAGAGCGCTGGTGTGAGTAATGCTCGTAAGGCCAGCAAACAATAGCTGAGCCAATTGGCAGACCAAAGATTGACTTGTAAAAAACCAGAGGCAAAGCCTAGGGGTAAGGCGATCGCGCCATAAAGGAACAGCAACCCGACTGTCATCAGCCAGCCTCGCAGATCAGAAGGATTTAGAGCGCTCAAAACCCGATTGAGCAAAATAGAAGCGATCGGAGCTTTCGCGACTGGAACGGTCAACTGACCCAATAACGCAGTCGGTGCAATGGGGACGATATCCGGGTTCCAGCCGCCGACTTGATTCGTGCGGAGAAACCAGAGCTGTGCCCCATGTTGTAAGAACAAGTTAGCCAATTCATCTTGGGCTTGTCGGGGAATCATGGTTCGCCAACTGGTCAACCCTGCGAGTGGGTCGCGGCTACTCGTAAAGTCTTGTTCAGGATTGGTTCCCGCTAAAACAGTTGCGTTTTGCTGCCAGTCCGATCGCAAAATCCCTAGCGGAATTAGCCGCTCTTCGAGATCTTTGGCTAAGGATACGAGCTGCTGAAACCGTAGGGTTTGCTCATCTTTAGGATGGGTGGCTAGCCAACTTTGAATCGCAGGCGTGGAGCTGACTTGCTGCTTGATGTGCAGAATTGTGGCATAGAGAGCTTGATTAGAGTCTTGTACACAAGAGGTTGCAGGCGTTACGGTAGCGCTTCCTGTACCATCTCCCACCCGATACCGCGCCATCATCACCTGTAACTGTTGCTGAAATTCCCGTAGGGGCGAGAGCGTAATGCCACCGAAGTCATAGTCGCGCAGCACTGGGTCAAATTTCACGAGCACATCTGAAACAGGCCGAGTTCCCAGCCAACCCCACTGTAAATTGCCCATGTAGTTCGGCCAGGTCGTGGTGCCTGAAATAATGGCATTGGGATTGTGGGCATAAACCTGCTGATACTGGACATCAAACTGTAACTCTTGGGTCAGCGGCTCACGCACTACCTCGGCTAGCCCATAGGAAAAGTGGCCCGTGACGGTATAGCCTAAAGCCGCTTCTGCTTTTCTGCCACCAATGCCGCCAAAGGTATGTAAAACGATCGCGCGATCGCCTAGCTTCCACTTGAAAGGTTTTGCTTTGGCTTTCGTGACGGTTGAGCCAGGTTTAACTAAAACTTTCCGAAGAGTGCCTTTCTGCGTTTCAACCTTCTGCCAGTTTTGCTGGTTGATGTAGGTCAAGCCTGCGGGATGGCCTAGAACGACTCGCTCTGGCTGCAACTGTACCAGCGATCGCGGCTGTATTGCTTGCACCACAAAAACCCCCTCAGCACTTTTAACGCCATAGATGTACCAGCCTGCTTTACCAGCCGGGGAGGTTTCGATTTGGCGAGGAGTGGAGGGCGCAATGCCGCTACGTCCAGCCAGTGGTTGTGGGATACGAATGGTTTCTAAGACACCATCAAATTTTTTAGAAACTGAATTGTAGTGTTGGACGCGAAAAAACTCGCGATCGCAGAAAGGGGGTTTTGAGCAGAGACTGGGTGCTACTTGCTTACCTGCGTGGTCATCTACGCCTAAAATTTTCACCAACCCGTAGAAGCGTCCTGTGGCTAAAACAGGTTCCCGACTAATCTGGAGAATGCTGGAGGAGTTCCCTGCTGGGAGTACGGTGACATCCTTGAGCGTGACGATGACATCATCGTTGGGCCTAGCTCCAGCCAAAGACTGCAACGGCCCTACAGCTTTATGACCATTGAGGCGATCGGGGTGGACATTGCCTTGCTGTTTACTGGTCTCAGTCCTAGCCGTAAAACTGACATTTTTTGTGACGGCTTGCACATAAGCTTGGACTTCTGTCTGGCGGCTCCATTCCAACCGAACCACTTTTCCTACTAAGTTTTGCGCTTCGCTGGGTGCGTGTTGCACCTCTAACCAGACCCAATCTGAAACTGAAGCATTATTCGCTTGATCAAGTTGCAACTGCTGATAATCTGGCAGCTTTGGGTCAGACAAGCCCTGACTCGGTAAGATCAGCCGACCCACCCACTCTCCTACGGGTTGATAGAGATT
This region of Trichocoleus desertorum NBK24 genomic DNA includes:
- a CDS encoding type II CAAX prenyl endopeptidase Rce1 family protein codes for the protein MALQDIKRKLGQSGRYQLGVFVLLVALTAIACLLLAPKPKSAIQATDYAIHSQSSFNQPQFYPLSQKLPTNLYQPVGEWVGRLILPSQGLSDPKLPDYQQLQLDQANNASVSDWVWLEVQHAPSEAQNLVGKVVRLEWSRQTEVQAYVQAVTKNVSFTARTETSKQQGNVHPDRLNGHKAVGPLQSLAGARPNDDVIVTLKDVTVLPAGNSSSILQISREPVLATGRFYGLVKILGVDDHAGKQVAPSLCSKPPFCDREFFRVQHYNSVSKKFDGVLETIRIPQPLAGRSGIAPSTPRQIETSPAGKAGWYIYGVKSAEGVFVVQAIQPRSLVQLQPERVVLGHPAGLTYINQQNWQKVETQKGTLRKVLVKPGSTVTKAKAKPFKWKLGDRAIVLHTFGGIGGRKAEAALGYTVTGHFSYGLAEVVREPLTQELQFDVQYQQVYAHNPNAIISGTTTWPNYMGNLQWGWLGTRPVSDVLVKFDPVLRDYDFGGITLSPLREFQQQLQVMMARYRVGDGTGSATVTPATSCVQDSNQALYATILHIKQQVSSTPAIQSWLATHPKDEQTLRFQQLVSLAKDLEERLIPLGILRSDWQQNATVLAGTNPEQDFTSSRDPLAGLTSWRTMIPRQAQDELANLFLQHGAQLWFLRTNQVGGWNPDIVPIAPTALLGQLTVPVAKAPIASILLNRVLSALNPSDLRGWLMTVGLLFLYGAIALPLGFASGFLQVNLWSANWLSYCLLALRALLTPALLEELSFRVLLLPHPTVGVAWYIWGGWAALSLLLFILYHPLNGKTLYKAGATTFLDPIFLTLTGLLGVTCTAVYAVTGSLWAIAFVHWVVVVVWLIGLGGHAKLNLDPSPSLPT